In Candidatus Aramenus sp. CH1, the sequence GGTGGTACACTGTCCAGTCACTGGATTGGGGAATATGTTGGGGTTGAAGACTAGGACTACAACTATGTACCACGGTATGGATGTGTCGGTGGTGAAGGTCACTAAGTGCTCGTGGGCCGGAGTTGGGAGAACTCCTTCTGGCAGTCCGAAAACGCCGTTCTTTATGCCCAAGTACTGCTCGACCGTAGTGAATGCTGGGGAGTATATTAACGCCATGTGGTCTGGGCACGCGGTTTCAGTTAGGGCAGCTCCACACTGCGTCAAGATGGTGTAGTTGTTGCCGTTGTAGTGAAAGACCGGGAACCCTTGTGGGGTAGCTCCCAGCTGGGTTACGCCAAATATTGAGAGCCCGGCAAAGGCTGGCACTAGCACGTAAACTGGGGCGGCGTTAGGAGGCATTGCGGAGGAGTTTAGCATTTCCCCGACCTCGCATCCCATCACATCGCTCTCCACTGTGGCGTTAGGGTAGAAGGAAGGTGCTACAGGTGGGCAGGAGAACTGGGAGGTGTACATGAAGGTTATCACTTTTCCATCGTAGAAAGCTCCAGAGGAGTTCACTGTAACGGGCACTGTCTGGGTCACGGTGGAAGTGACAGTGGAAGTGACGGGAACTGTAGACGTGGACACCGACGTGCTTGTCACCGTAGTGGTAACAGTCTGGGTAGTGGAGGGCTTGGTGGCGTAGAGAGCGAAGCCTATAGCTGCTATTATAACTAATAATATTGCTACTCCTGCAAATACTACGTTTGATACTGCAACTACTCTCTTATCCCTTTTTCCCTTGGTTTTGGACTTTTTATTTGAACTCATTGAAAGTAAAAGGGTCTAGGCAATACTTTAAGAGTTAGTCTAAAACTTTCAAACTACTCCAAATATATCTCAACTCACATCATTGCCCTATGAGGTCTCTGAGAAACGTCGGTTTCGCCCTCTTGGCATTCATTGGGATATTGGTGGCCTTTGGCGTGTACGAGAGCTACTTCACTGCCAGCTCTGCTATAGGACAACCCGTAAGTGAAGGTATTTACTCGCAGCTTTACAGCCTCGCCAACTCCAACTTCAGCTACTCCTTTGTACCCTCCTCGGTTTACGTCCAGACAGCTAAGGTCTACAACGACACTGCCTTCACCACCTACGAAGGCAAAGTCCTCGTCCTTTACGTTGGGGCGGAGTGGTGCCCTTACTGTGCAGCTGACAGGTGGGCAATCCTGGTAGCCCTCATGAGGTTCGGCAACTTTACGGGACTAGAGTACATGATGTCCTCATCCAGCGACGTCTACCCAGACTCCCCAACTTTCACCTTCACCAACTCGAGTTACTCCAGCCCCTTTGTGTACTTCCTCCCCTACGAGTATGAGAACAGACAGGGACAGTCCCTCGACACTCCCCCAGCACAAGTGGAGCAGTTGTGGAAAGAGCTGGGAAACGAGAGCATACCATTCGTCTACGTGGGAGGCTACTACTACCAGGTCGGGACGATTGTGAACCCTGGGCTTATAAGCGGGCAGTCTTGGGACTACGTGTTACAACAGCTTCAGGGGAACACTCAGTTGGCCAAGGAGGTCTACTCTGAGGCAAACATACTGACTGCAGAGATATGTAAGGCCGACAACAACCAGCCCTCCCACGTGTGTTACAACCCCGCGATAGAAGAAATAGAGAAGATGCTGTCCTCCCAAGTCAACTACTACGTTGTAGCAGAGGATAAGGGATAAATGGGCTAGGTTGATGTAGGCATGAGGGTCCCGGTAAACGTGAAGGTAAGGTGGTTTGTCCCGGCGCTAACTGCGTCCTCCCTTTTGGCGCTCCTCTTGGGGAACTTCTACTATTTGCTGGTTTTGGGCGTAGCGTGGGAGGTAGTCAATGGACTAGCGTTCAACAAACTCTACAAGACTAGGAACTTGAAGGTACAGGAGTTGTCCGACGTCTTCGCGTGGGAGATCTCCGGGTTGCTCGCGTTCGCGGGGCTCTTCCTTTCGTACTTTGTGGGTAGGTTGCCTTCCATAGCTCTGGTCTTGATGTCCCTTTTAACGCTGTACGTCAGGGAGGTAAAGGGCAAGTACATCTCGCCCAAGGTTGCCTTCACCCTCCTCTTCCTGGCCTTCACGTCAACGTGGTTCCTCTCGGCAGACCTCAACTTGGTTGGTGGCGCGGTATCGCCAAACGACGTAGTGCAGGAGGCCTCGGCGTTGGGGACAGTCAACTTACCAGCAGTCTCTTACGTATATAACTCCTTCTCGGTCTTCGTGGGGATACTGGGCACGCCGTGGTTTTCCATCCCATTTGGCGCCTTCTTCCTACCTTTAACGCTATACAGGATGGTGAAAGCGAGAAACTTGGAGAACAGGGTGAGGCTGTCGCTGATGATTTTTGCCTACTGGGTCTACAGCACCTACATTCCCTCCTTTTCGCCTTTAGTGGACAAGGTACAGTACATACCTTACATGTGGTTCAACGGTCTGGGTACGTACGGACCCGTCTCACCTTCATACCTTCTCACGGGAATAGTTGGGACTTACGTGGTAACTGCAGTCCTGTCATTTGCCTTCGGCTCAAGGCAGATATGCTCAGTCACCTGCACTGCTCCCTACATGCTCCAGGGTTCTTTTACCTATTCCCTTAAGGACTTCAACAGGACCTCGAGGCTTGGGAGGAAGATGCTGGGTTCGAAGCTGACGTGGTGGCAGAAGGCTAGCTCGGCTACGCTAATGGGCTCTCTCCTAGCGTTGGCTGTTGTGTCTTACTTAGACCAAGAGGGGGTCCTAAACGTGACGTTCCTGGGAGTCGACCCCGTAGTGTATTTGTGCCTACTGTACTTCAACTTCCTTTGGTACGTCCAGTTCCTGCTTGCCCCCTTTCTGGGGAACTACGCCTGCGTCAACATGGGCGTGTGCCAATGGGGTGTCGTAAACCAGTTCTTCTCTTACCTGGGCCCCTTTAAGCTTAAGGTAAGGGACCCCATGGCGTGCGTCAACTGCAGGACAGTAGACTGTGCAAAGGCGTGTCCAGTAGGGATAACTGACATGAGGGGGGGTTTCATAAAGAAGGGGGAAATGAAGTCATTCAAGTGCATTGGAGCTGGGGACTGCATAGAGGCCTGCCCAGAGGACAACATATTTATCTACGACGTAAGGAGGGCGATAAGGGAGAGATTGTCGCGCAAAGGCGGTTAAGGAAAGCCTTGGTCGACTCGTGGGAATTGGAATATAGACTACATATCTCTGTATAGCTTCCAGAAAATATGCAGAGAACTGTTATTAAATAACGAGAGAAGTACTCCATATGAAGTTCCCGCTTTTGGCCTTGCCCCTAGTGGTCCTTGAGGGCCTCTTACTAGGGAAGCTGAACTACGCCCTCCTAGCCCTCTTGCCCCTGGCCCTCCTCTTGAGGAAGTACAGGGAAGAAACCTCAGTGGCGCTCGTCCTCTTCCCGATGTTCCTCAAGCACTCCGCCATTGACGTGGCCCTCTGCTTGGATTTCGTTCTGTTGACGTTGTCATAAAGCGTTTTCTGCTCCAACTCTGACTAGAGCACATGAGGGTATTCATCACAGGTAGGCCAGGGGTGGGAAAGACTACCACCTTAAAGTATGTGGTTGAGGAGGTAAAGAAGAGGGGCGTGATGGTAGCCGGGTTCCTCTGCCCAGAGGCCAGGGAGAAGGGGGAGAGAATGGGGTTCAAGATAGTCGACTTGTCCACGGGAAAGGAGGGGTGGTTGGCCAAGGTGGGCCCAGGGGAGCCTAGGGTTGGGAAGTACGCGGTGCAAAAGGAGGCAGGTGAGGTGGCAAGGCTAGTCCTCTCCTCCCTCCCAACAGCCCAGCTCGTTGCAATTGACGAGATAGGGCCCATGGAGCTCTCCATACCTGCAGTGAAAGAAGTAATAGACGCGGTCTTGAAAGGTGAAAAGCCCCTAGTCGCAGTAGTCCACAGGACGATAAAACTGGAGGGAAAGCTCTACGTCCTTGACGTAAACAACAGGGAACAAGTGAGGAAGGAGGTACTCAAGGATGTGCTTAAAGCCTTGGGCTTACAGGGTTAAACACTTGACTCTTTAACCCTCAGTCCCGTGGTGTAGGCATTTGCCAGGAGCAGTATTGTCATCCTAGACTTCAAAAACCTCAAGTTTGAAAGTACTATCTTTACTATCTTAGGAGAGGGAGGAGAGCTTTATCTTCTGTCCGCGTCACAGCTCACGGTGTAGTTTGTGGATACGTAACCTAACCCTCAAGGTTCTGCTTTCTCCCACAAAATTAAATTGATGTAGTTAACTGCCTTTAACTTGAGCGCACAGCCCTACGTCTCGCTTGTACACCACGTATCGCTTGTCAACTAGGGAGAACACCTTCACCTCGAGTTCCACTCCCCTCCTCAACGCCTCGTAGAAGGTCTTGGCGAACTTCCTGTCGATCTCGGCGTTTGGGAGGAAGCAGTCAACGTCGTCTCTCATGACCAGAACCATCACTTTTGCCTTAAAGCCCTTCTCCTTCAACCTTATGAGCTCCGCTAGGTGTCTCCTCCCTCTCTCTGTAGGAGCGTCAGGGAAGAGGGCAACTCTATTTTTGGCCAGGGTACAGCCCTTGACCTCTATGAACGCGTCGTCTAGCTGGAAGTCCAGCCTACTGTCTCCCACTTTTACTTCCCTCTTTGCCCCTGGGAGGAACTTCTCGGCTATCTCGCTGTGAACGCTCGAGTCAGTGATCACCCAAGCGCCGTCCCAAGCTGCCGTGAGTTGGCAGTCCGTCTTCCTCTTCCCTCCGTTCACCTCCCTAACTAGAACCCTGTTCCCTGGGTAGATTAGCTCCTTTAGCCTCCCTGGGTCGTGGAGGTGGCATGCCCTACCGGAGACGGTCAGAACTAGGAACCTGTTAACCCTCTCCTTTATCACTTCCTCGTGAAGTTCTGGAAACTCGTATACCACAAACACGAGATAATTGTTGAGACTTGGAAAATGTGTCTTACTCCTCTTCTAATAGCTACCTTAACGGATTTAATTACCACAGCCACTGGATTGTACCCTACACACACCTCCCCCTTAACGGATTTAATTAGTACATAATAACTCCAGCCAACTCAACTGCGATAGGTCATGTAGAGGACACTTCCGCACAGCAGGTCTACCTTCACCTCTCCTTCAGACTTCCTCACCCTTGGGGACCAGTCCCCCATGTACCGTGAGCCTTGTAGGCCAATTGAACAGCGTAAGCGTCCTTTATTGACGTGTTCCTTCCCTTCTCAGTTACGTCAAAGCCAAAGAGGTAAACGTAGTCTAACTTGTCGTCATTTACGTTACAACTTATCCCCTCAGCTTCCCTGGCGACTGAAGAGACGTTGTGCTTCCTAGACGTTAGGAGCAGCTACACCTAGTTTTCGTTCACCTCCTTCTCGAGTGAAAGGACTTTCCCTCCTAAAGACACCTCCACGACAGCCCTAACAGTGACTCCCTCAACCTCAACTACCCAGTTTTCCTTGAGGGTAGCCTTAGCGCTCTTAGGCGTACTTTTCGTCTCTTCTGCGAAGGCCTCCGTCGCTACCTTTACCGCCTCCTCTTTGGACACCCCAACCGCGTTACACGCGACTTGCGTACCGCTGGGGTCCACCTTACATGAGTAGAGGCTTTCCGCGTTTATAAATACGGTGTATCCTTCTACTTTAACCACCTCCCCTTTCACTTTCGCTAAGGCTAACTTCACAGCCTTAGATTGCGTAACGCTCACAGACCTCTGCAACAAGGTTCCCACGTCGTCGTACTTCAGCCTCCTGACCCACTCCCCGCCCTGCGAGGGTTCCGCTAGGGTCTAAGGCGTTACTCCCCTTTAAGGGAGATACTCCGTGATGTGAAGAGAAAAGAAAAAGGCTTCTTCAAAGCGTTGACAATCTTCTTTACTCCTAGTTTCATAATGTTTAACGCACTGTTGACGTTGCTGTGAAGTTTACGACCAAAAGGACAGCTATCGACACCCCTTGGGATTTCTGCCAACCTTAACGTTATGGTAAGCGCAGAGCCGCGAGGTATTGTACTCAACGACTAGAAACGTCTTTATGCCGTGCTCGTAAAACTTGTTCACTATAGCGCCAACTTGCGAAAAGACCAAATTTGAAGTGAGCTTGTTACCCTTATCCTGAGCGATAAGATATGGATATCCCAAGTAAACTGTGGAGACGCCAAGAGACCACAAGGACTTAGCCAAGTGAGATGCTAAAGTTCTGTAGTAGTGAAGAAGCCTACGGTAAAGCTTTGCAAATACTCTTTCCCTTTCCCTCAGCACTTCTTCTCTAGCTTCTTGTTCTTGAACCTTCTCAGCCTCGCTCTTCAACTTGTCTAGTTCGGCGATCTTTTTCTGAAAAGTAGAAGTTCGCTCTTAACTGCTGAACCGCGGTAAAATAGAACAGTACCGTCCTCAACAACGACAGTAGCCAACGCGTTTATACCAAGGTCAATTGACGCAATCTTGTCGCCTTTAGGTCTCTCGATCTGAATCTTATCCCTCTCACCGTGAATGATAAGAGAGTCCTTCATTGGCTTACCACTTTTCTTAGAAGTAGTCCTACCGACGTCGACTGGAATACAAGCGTAAAACTTGTTATCTTCAATGTGAATCTCCAGTCTACCTTGTGCATCAAACCACCTTAACCTACCTTCAAAGGGCATCTTCATTTCCCAATCCTTCAGAGAGATGACGCGTTTTTCTTCGTCAACTTCGTAGCGATCTTGTCTAATGACTAGGATTAATTTCCTCTTACCGCCTTCCAATAGCCTGGTGGCGAGACGTGGTTAATGAACAACGGTATGTCTTTCCTTTGCTTTAGTAACGAGAAGAATGATGACCAAGCTTCGTTGTTCTTCTGAAAACAGCTTGAGCGTTGGCGGCGCCCAACACCCCTTTGTACTTCTCGTAATACTTCCTCCATGTTTCCTTGAGGTCCACTTTCTTTCCTTGGAAGAATTGTTGTCTCCTCTCGTAGTTAGTCTCGTTCCACAGCTTTGCAGTTGCGTCTGCCAACTTCCTCAATTTCCTCTGTTGACCCACTTGGGAAGAGCCTTACGACGATTGTTCTGACGCTTCCCTCTGGTATTGCGGGGGTAATCGGCCCCCGCCCCTCATCTTTAGTTCGCCAAAGGAAGCGTCATAAAAGGAAATTGTTTTTGTTATTTAAAACCTTACTCCGCCAAGCGAGGTTTGTCTTCTTTTTTATCACTATAAAATGACCAAAAGGACAATTAACGACTTTCCTTACAGCAGAACTCCTTTTAGAACGATATGAAAAGGTTACGCAATTAAATACTTCCATAAAGGAATGACCTCAACCTTTTCGCCGTTCTTCAGCTCCTCTACTCCCTCCATATCCCACGTAATTAACCTTAGCTTGTAACCCTTGTATTTCTCAGAAAACCTCTCTAGCCCTTTTAATTCCCTTTCCTCTAAGCCGTTTACGTCGTAACTAACTTGTATTGCCTCTTTCACCTCTCCGTTGACCACGAAATCTACCTCACTTTGACCGTTAGAGTAATAAAATATTTCGTAATTTAATTTTTGATAATACTTCCTCCTCAGCAGTTCAACAAGCACTAAGTTCTCCATTACCCTGCCTATCTCCATTTTACCCGTTAAATTTACGTTAAATCCAGGATCTATTACGTAGACCTTCCTAGGCGATACGTACTTCTCAACCAACTTTCCAGTGAATCTTCTCACCAACAAAAGGAGGTATGAGTTTGTCAAGCAGTTCAAGTAGTTCTCTACACTTTGATGAGAAATATTGAACATCCTTCCCAATCTTCTTGTCGTTACCTCTTTACTGGCGTTTTCCACAAGGAAGGTTGCTAAGGAGTTGATCTCGCTTCTCCTTATTTTACACCTTTGTATAACGTCTCTTGTCACGATATCTTTAAACAAGGTAAGTAAGTACTCCTTGGGAGAAACTACCTTATAAGCCTCTGGAAAACCGCTTAATTTAACGTATTCCTCTAACTTTTCCTTAACCTTTGCTATTCCCCTAGTGCTTTCCTCCACTGAAACGTTATAGTACTTGAGGAATTCCTTGAACGAGAACTGCAAAAGCAAGTAATCCAAATGCCTGCCAGTTAGGTAAGTCCCCATTTCTTTGCTCATGAGCCTTGCGTTGCTTCCAGTAACTATAGTGGGGTATATTTCCCTCATTCTACTCACGAAGAGTTCCCATCCCTCAACGTTTTGAATTTCGTCAAGTATTAATAGGTCTATCTTACCTCCTTTTATCTCGTATCCTGCCTCCAGGATTTTATTAAGTTCGTTAACTTTTATTCCGTAAAGCCTTTCATCATCAAAGTCCACCCTCAAGAATTTCCTACCTTTTGCCATTTGAACTGCGTAAATAGATTTTCCAGCCCTCCTAGGCCCTGTAATTAAGTAAGCGTGTGGTAGATCTGCGACGTAGTTGACTTCCCTATTTATTATTCTCTCTTTTGACAACTTCTCCTCAAGTACCGATTCTTGATCAAGTAATACCTGCTTAATTTTCCAGGTTTCCACAAATAGTGGTTATGGAGAGGGTTTAAAAACTGTCAATCAGAAATTGACAGTGAAACGTGTAACTGTAAATTAAGAACTGACAATACCCTAAGATCCGCGTACGTGGAAAGAAATTTGCTAAATAATTGTGATAAATACTATATGTTACTAAGTTTTTCTTATATGACTGTATTTTTATCTAAGAGATCTTCTGACCTCCTCCCCGCCCTAAAGGGCGAGGCTTTCATTATTTTGTGAAGGCTAATCTCCAAGGTAAAATTCATATTTTAGAATATGATATTTTAGAATATGATATTTGTGGATAGGGAAAGAGAGCTAGAGGCAATCAAAAAGAGATTGGAGTCAGACTCACTAGAGCTCATAGTAATCTACGGTAGGAGAAGGATAGGAAAGACTTCATTAGCTTTAAGGGCAGTTGAAGGATATCCCTTTGTTTACTATCTGGCAGTTGAAGGGAAAAACAATTTGTCAAAGTTTAAGCAAACTGCTGAAATACATTTTCCTGAAGTTAAATACGTTAAGGAGGACTGGGAATCTCTTTTCTATTTCCTTAAGGATAAGGTAATAGTAATAGACGAGTTCCCCTACTTGATCAAGGAGGATAGCTCAATACCGTCGGTTCTTCAGAAGATAATAGACGAGGTGTTGAAGGGAAGTAAAACAAAGGTAATTCTCCTAGGCTCTTCAATATCAATGATGAGCGATTTGCTTTCTTACAAGAGCCCCTTGTACGGAAGGAGGACCTCTAGTATAAATTTGAAGGAGTTAAGATTTAAGGATTTGAGAAAGTTCGGCTTTGACGTAGTTGAGGGAATAAGGATTTACGGCTTTGCTGGAGGCGTTCCCTACTACCTTAGCAAGGTTAAAACTCCTTTCTTGAGCTGGATAAACGAGGAGTTGAAGAGGGTTGATTCCTTTGTAAAAGACGAGATGGACTTTTTGTTGAGGTACGAATTCACCGAGATATCTACGTACAAGGAGATTTTGTTGGCTATAGCTCAAGGTAAAAACACGTTGGGAGAAATAAGGGACTTTGTGAGGGTTGGAGGAGATATTTCATCTTACATGAGGAAGTTAGAGAGAATAGGGTTGATAAGGAGGGAAGTTCCAGTTTTAGGAAACTCTAAGAGAGGAAGGTATACAATAGCTGACAACTT encodes:
- a CDS encoding NTPase, with the translated sequence MRVFITGRPGVGKTTTLKYVVEEVKKRGVMVAGFLCPEAREKGERMGFKIVDLSTGKEGWLAKVGPGEPRVGKYAVQKEAGEVARLVLSSLPTAQLVAIDEIGPMELSIPAVKEVIDAVLKGEKPLVAVVHRTIKLEGKLYVLDVNNREQVRKEVLKDVLKALGLQG
- a CDS encoding ATP-binding protein, with amino-acid sequence MIFVDRERELEAIKKRLESDSLELIVIYGRRRIGKTSLALRAVEGYPFVYYLAVEGKNNLSKFKQTAEIHFPEVKYVKEDWESLFYFLKDKVIVIDEFPYLIKEDSSIPSVLQKIIDEVLKGSKTKVILLGSSISMMSDLLSYKSPLYGRRTSSINLKELRFKDLRKFGFDVVEGIRIYGFAGGVPYYLSKVKTPFLSWINEELKRVDSFVKDEMDFLLRYEFTEISTYKEILLAIAQGKNTLGEIRDFVRVGGDISSYMRKLERIGLIRREVPVLGNSKRGRYTIADNFAKFWFKFVYPNLSEIEEGKFELGEKEYNQYLGSVFEEVAKEYVKEKYRVSNVGRHWFKDVEIDILDKGLRVAGECKWSDNVDGIRVLHELEDKLKRLKLDVNKIIIFAKSFQRTENFERVEYIDLDKLRKWYEES
- a CDS encoding ATP-binding protein — its product is METWKIKQVLLDQESVLEEKLSKERIINREVNYVADLPHAYLITGPRRAGKSIYAVQMAKGRKFLRVDFDDERLYGIKVNELNKILEAGYEIKGGKIDLLILDEIQNVEGWELFVSRMREIYPTIVTGSNARLMSKEMGTYLTGRHLDYLLLQFSFKEFLKYYNVSVEESTRGIAKVKEKLEEYVKLSGFPEAYKVVSPKEYLLTLFKDIVTRDVIQRCKIRRSEINSLATFLVENASKEVTTRRLGRMFNISHQSVENYLNCLTNSYLLLLVRRFTGKLVEKYVSPRKVYVIDPGFNVNLTGKMEIGRVMENLVLVELLRRKYYQKLNYEIFYYSNGQSEVDFVVNGEVKEAIQVSYDVNGLEERELKGLERFSEKYKGYKLRLITWDMEGVEELKNGEKVEVIPLWKYLIA
- the sfsA gene encoding DNA/RNA nuclease SfsA; the protein is MFVVYEFPELHEEVIKERVNRFLVLTVSGRACHLHDPGRLKELIYPGNRVLVREVNGGKRKTDCQLTAAWDGAWVITDSSVHSEIAEKFLPGAKREVKVGDSRLDFQLDDAFIEVKGCTLAKNRVALFPDAPTERGRRHLAELIRLKEKGFKAKVMVLVMRDDVDCFLPNAEIDRKFAKTFYEALRRGVELEVKVFSLVDKRYVVYKRDVGLCAQVKGS
- a CDS encoding transposase, with the protein product MKSEAEKVQEQEAREEVLRERERVFAKLYRRLLHYYRTLASHLAKSLWSLGVSTVYLGYPYLIAQDKGNKLTSNLVFSQVGAIVNKFYEHGIKTFLVVEYNTSRLCAYHNVKVGRNPKGCR
- a CDS encoding 4Fe-4S binding protein; protein product: MRVPVNVKVRWFVPALTASSLLALLLGNFYYLLVLGVAWEVVNGLAFNKLYKTRNLKVQELSDVFAWEISGLLAFAGLFLSYFVGRLPSIALVLMSLLTLYVREVKGKYISPKVAFTLLFLAFTSTWFLSADLNLVGGAVSPNDVVQEASALGTVNLPAVSYVYNSFSVFVGILGTPWFSIPFGAFFLPLTLYRMVKARNLENRVRLSLMIFAYWVYSTYIPSFSPLVDKVQYIPYMWFNGLGTYGPVSPSYLLTGIVGTYVVTAVLSFAFGSRQICSVTCTAPYMLQGSFTYSLKDFNRTSRLGRKMLGSKLTWWQKASSATLMGSLLALAVVSYLDQEGVLNVTFLGVDPVVYLCLLYFNFLWYVQFLLAPFLGNYACVNMGVCQWGVVNQFFSYLGPFKLKVRDPMACVNCRTVDCAKACPVGITDMRGGFIKKGEMKSFKCIGAGDCIEACPEDNIFIYDVRRAIRERLSRKGG
- a CDS encoding DUF929 domain-containing protein, which produces MRSLRNVGFALLAFIGILVAFGVYESYFTASSAIGQPVSEGIYSQLYSLANSNFSYSFVPSSVYVQTAKVYNDTAFTTYEGKVLVLYVGAEWCPYCAADRWAILVALMRFGNFTGLEYMMSSSSDVYPDSPTFTFTNSSYSSPFVYFLPYEYENRQGQSLDTPPAQVEQLWKELGNESIPFVYVGGYYYQVGTIVNPGLISGQSWDYVLQQLQGNTQLAKEVYSEANILTAEICKADNNQPSHVCYNPAIEEIEKMLSSQVNYYVVAEDKG
- a CDS encoding transposase, with the translated sequence MEGGKRKLILVIRQDRYEVDEEKRVISLKDWEMKMPFEGRLRWFDAQGRLEIHIEDNKFYACIPVDVGRTTSKKSGKPMKDSLIIHGERDKIQIERPKGDKIASIDLGINALATVVVEDGTVLFYRGSAVKSELLLFRKRSPN